A DNA window from Argopecten irradians isolate NY chromosome 10, Ai_NY, whole genome shotgun sequence contains the following coding sequences:
- the LOC138333426 gene encoding peptidyl-alpha-hydroxyglycine alpha-amidating lyase 1-like, whose amino-acid sequence MNRVGLSVVFLLVVLACGGRARPSQGYEEYIWEHLPELLDRLQRLDYADAPLINSREPRVEPHWPANDVKIGQVGGIAVDPTNGDVIVFHRGERAWGYGSFVGDEFAPGQGTIKNDTILRLDSQTGQIKESFGADRFYMPHGLTVDNAGNLWVTDVALHQVMMFPKGSHDPSDIVLGEAMVPGSDDDHFCKPTDVAVASNGDFFVSDGYCNGRIMKFNKEGHLISQWGKKSNGGQVGPLSEDEFFVPHSLALIEARNVICVADREHGRIQCFTAGINGTEAGHFLRSFDNKEFGKVFAIAYDNNGPEEAIYLVSGPMPNAYLYKMDLSGQIIYRTEPPNRIVGGDNFMGFGQPHDIAVSLDGRDIYTGEIVPKRVLKFRQM is encoded by the exons ATGAACCGTGTGGGGCTTAGTGTCGTGTTCCTTCTAGTGGTGCTGGCCTGTGGGGGCCGGGCACGACCCTCCCAAGGGTACGAGGAATATATCTGGGAGCACCTTCCGGAGTTACTGGACagactacag CGCCTTGACTATGCCGACGCACCCCTCATAAACAGCCGGGAGCCCCGTGTTGAGCCACATTGGCCAGCTAATGACGTCAAGATCGGACAAGTTGGGGGTATAGCCGTCGACCCCACAAATGGTGACGTCATAGTATTCCATCGAGGAGAGAGAGCGTGGGGATATGG CTCTTTTGTTGGGGATGAGTTCGCGCCCGGCCAAGGTACCATTAAAAACGACACCATCCTCCGCCTAGACAGTCAGACAGGACAGATTAAGGAGAGTTTTGGGGCCGACAG GTTCTATATGCCCCATGGTCTGACTGTAGACAATGCAGGGAATCTGTGGGTGACGGATGTCGCCTTACACCAG GTAATGATGTTTCCAAAAGGCAGCCATGATCCATCAGACATCGTCCTGGGCGAGGCCATGGTCCCCGGAAGTGACGACGACCACTTTTGCAAACCTACAGATGTCGCTGTAGCATCTAACGGCGATTTCTTTGTTTCTGACGG ATATTGCAACGGAAGAATAATGAAATTCAACAAGGAGGGACATCTCATATCACAGTGGGGCAAAAAGTCCAATGGAG GACAAGTAGGTCCCCTGAGCGAAGACGAGTTCTTTGTGCCACACAGCCTCGCATTGATTGAGGCCAGGAACGTCATCTGTGTGGCCGACAGAGAACACGGCAG GATCCAGTGTTTCACCGCCGGAATTAATGGAACAGAAGCCGGTCACTTCTTACGCTCTTTTGATAACAAAGAATTCGGAAAGGTCTTCGCCATTGCTTATGATAACAATG GTCCTGAAGAGGCTATATACCTCGTGAGCGGCCCTATGCCTAACGCCTACCTATACAAAATGGATCTCAGTGGCCAAATCATTTATAGGACAGAGCCACCAAACCGGATAGTAGGGGGAGATAACTTCATG GGTTTTGGACAGCCACATGACATCGCGGTGTCACTTGATGGTCGCGACATCTATACTGGGGAGATTGTTCCTAAAAGAGTCCTCAAGTTCCGGCAGATGTAA